In Mycteria americana isolate JAX WOST 10 ecotype Jacksonville Zoo and Gardens chromosome 4, USCA_MyAme_1.0, whole genome shotgun sequence, the genomic stretch CCCAGACTGTGCTGGAGTTTGATTGCTGGAGTCAACTGCAAGCTGCTCAACGGGGATGGGCTTTAGTGGGAGCGGAGCATCCGCTGGCAGCTGAGCAGCATCCTGGCCGTCCCGAGCTGCACCGATCATTTCGGCATTACCCACCGGTGTCCCTTGGGAGGCAAcggctgcaggggaggaggggagagcagatTTTGCATTAATTGCTGAGGCTGGAGACACCACGTCAGATGGGACCCCGGGCAGTTTGACAGGCTGGGTTTGGGCTGAAGCGGTCACAGCCGTAACAACCGTCGATTTTGACATGATACCAGGAGAACATGGGGACTTCTGTTGTGAGGAGAAACTGTCAGTAAGTGCAGACTGGCTCAGCCCCATACCTCCTTGGTAAATGATGTGcagttcttccttctcctctgaagGAGGATTCCCTTTTAAGAAGGCAGCAAGGATGCTGGGGCTGGTGGAGGCCGATTTGCTCTCCACAGTAGCCACAGCCTGAACCTCAGCATCTCGCCATGTCCTGCTTACTGCTTCCTCAGTTaaagagctgctctctggctgaACCGTCATTGTACCCGTTTCTCTGAATTTGGAGAGCTGGGTGGGGCCTGGACTCCCTGGCTCAGCGTCCACGTTGCGTATGGGATGCGAGCTCTCGTGGCTAGACTGGGCTGGTGCCTCGCTGCTCTGCACCGCTTCAGTTTTATCCGTGGGACGCAACTGCGCGGCGTCTGCAGCCCTGCTTTTTGCTTCCAAACTGGTCTGTGGGTCTCTCCCCAGGTCAGCTTTGGCGTGCCTTGCCGGCGAGGCTGACTGACACGCAGCAGAGCCAGTTTTTTCTGCTCCCctgtctttttcccctctttgcagAACGTTTGCCTGAGAAGTACGACAGGACTCATTACCTCTAATAGGGTCGCCCGGGGAAGAATAATTTAACACCTCAAGTGCTGGCTGATCATCAGTCCCCTGAGGCTTCAAGGCAGAGTCATCCATTTGCGTCAGGGAGCTTGTGTTCGCCTGGCTGCCTTGCACAAACTGCCGGGAGCTCTGGGGGGCTGGCATCATCTCTGGCCCGCGCCCCGCCAAGGGGGCTCCTGCCGCCGGTCCCTGGGTGCCCGCTGGCCGGGAGCAGCCAGCAGGCCCTACGGCTGCAGGACGCCCCTGCGCGGCTTGGCTGGCGAGCCCGGGAGGGAAGGCTTCCTGCTGGCTAGCATCGTCCTCGCAGCATTGCTCGCACCTCTGTGGGCTGGCAGACGCCGTGCATTTCAGGTTGAACAAGCAGACTCCAGCGGAGCCAGACGGCGTGCAGGGGAAGCCATTGCTGGTCCTCTCTCCGCTGAGTAGTTGGGGCTGGTGCTTAGCAGGCTGCAGGTCTCCCAGGTGGTCCTCCTCCGCAGAAGCTGTGACCAGGGAAAGCTTGGCAGATCTCACAGGATCTGGTACAGTCCCCATGGACTGTCTCCGAGATGTGGTTTGCCCTCAGCTTCTCCTCGGAGTTTTCTCACCGGGCGGTGGGTACGACAGGGCAGGCTGTCGGCAACAAGTTTCCTGTAAACCTAATCTGTTAATGAAAGAAACATAGTGTTAGCAACAGTCAGATTTAAGAAAAAGTATCCAGAACAGCTTGATTTTACAGCTTGGAGAGAAATACTTGCAGGCAAGGGGGAAAGTGAAGCACCTGATTCTGCTTAAAAGTCACATACAAGACACAGATTTCAAGGATCTCGCAATTCCAAGGTCCAAATGGAGAAGACAGTACTAGGGACAAAGCAACAACAGCTGCCCTGCTCTTGATATATTAATGGAGACATAATGACATGccaagagggagggaaaaaaaagaaatacgaAGTGAAAGCAGGGATAAATGGGAAGGAGAGCAGACTTTGTGTGGAAATTTGAGATCACAAAATAAACTCACTGTGATGAAATCCTCTAGCAAGCCACCTGTGGAAGGAAAGGTGCTACCTTGCCTGTTGTGCCTATGTGCAGAACAGATCCGATTCCCCCAGGATCCACCCTGTGACCTGAGGGGATCCCACACCTTTGCTGAGCACCAGTTCCCCCTTCTTCTCACGGAGAGCCCTTCTCTAATTCCACTACCGACAAGGACGTGCTCACAGGGGGCAACAGGTCAGTTCAGACTAACGTGGATGAACCCAAACCTCACCGGTAAAAGGAATATGGAGGGACAACAACCTGTTGGGTGGTGCAGATAAACACCACGAGAAGCTACTGCACCGTACAGCACCAGGGCTGTGCACATACTTACGGCTTTCACATTTAGATCCTCTGAAATAATTACAAGGAAGCCAGCTCGATTAATAAATGGAGGCACAGATGATCTAGAAATCAACTTACAAGCAGGTGGTATGAAACTGGAAGGGGAGCACTGCAGCACGGCAGAACAGGAGGGGCCCATGCCATACCCAGTGAAACTCTGGGGAGGGCTTTTAAGCAGGTGCAGCAGAGTTATCCAGGTTGAAATCCGGCCAGGACTGCAGAGAAACCATCGCTTCGAATAGGAGGCGATCTCCAAATGTGCTTTTTGGCTGGGCTTTCAAAAGGACTTAGCACTGCCCAGCTTGGATCCTGCTAGAGGTCAAAGGCTGGTTCCCTGTCAGTGTCAGCAGAGTGGTGGTGGCCAGTGATGAAATCCCACCCCAGCCTTCTTTTAAATTGCAGGCTACCTATGCTTGTTTAAAAGGCTTTCCCCAGCTCATCCTGCCAGCAAAGCACAGGTACGAGACTCAGGAGGCACGACACTCTGAACATTAGGGTTTTTGTTAACCAGAGGGATGACGCCGTGTGCCCACGTCTCTGCAGGCACACCGTGGGGTCTCCTTCGCTACGGTACTTGGGAGACGCTGCTGGAAGGAGCTGTGCCATCGCTCCGCTGTTCCAGACCCTCCCTACCCACTAGCAAAATCAGCAAAAGCCCTTTCCAGAAAAcatccctcctctccttctctctctcagccTGAATGGCAGCGGTATAACTTCCTTAGTTTCTCTAAAATGAACCCTACATTTCAGCACCTTAGGGTACTTAGAAAGAGCAACAGGAGGAAAATGCtcagtgaaaggaaaattaaaacaaatacagccagcctatttttctaagaaaaggaaGATGCTGCGACTTATTACTTACTCATTAGGCTTTATGTCTTCCAGATAGTAATAATTTATTATCTTTATACTGTCTCTTTGGGCTCTGTCCAACCACAGATATACAGTCTGCTAGGTTAAGCCGGCCCTGGGCAGCCGTGATCCTGCCCCTGAAGGATCCCGAGTTTCTTAGCTGCAATCTGTGATAGCAGCCCTGCATCACTCCAAAATGGCTTTCCAGCAAGGCTAACGATTGCGAAGCTTTTTGAGAAGTACCGAGTTTATGTAACCTAGACTGCAAATCTGTGGAAGTTTGTGACCGCCTACAAGATGTCTCCACTTCATTTTGCGCTCACTTTAAAGCCAGCCAACGTAGTCCTGAAGGAAAGGAGAGCTACTCCAAGCTGAGCGTCTAATGACCGTGAGGAGGGGAGCAGATGGCTTTGGGCATCTGTTTGTCTAACTTCTGTtactctcttctctccttttccaaatATCGATGCAAGCCAAACCAGTATATACAATTGGGCaggtcacatttcttttttttagattcaGAGTTTATTTAAGAACAACTAACCAAATAATGGAACAAAACCAACCCCCGTTTTTAGGATGGGATGTACTACTTGGTGAACAGTTTCAGATGAAATAAAGACGGCAGAGCAAATCTGTTTGGCTCTTCACTATCCAAAAACTGGGAAAGGCAATCTGCACACCGGAGCACTGTCTTTAGCACTCATACCCACTCAACTGGGGAATGATTCCTAATTTTTCAATTGAGTTAGTTCTGATCTGAACCCCCACATGGATTCCCCCCATCTGTTTAGTGGCTCTTCACCAGCATCACTAGAAACACACATTTAAACAACTGCCACGTGTGCTAATTAAAAGCGATTCTGCTACCGAGCCCTCGACATATAATGCCAACAGAGGAAATTCTGCCCCAAAAAACCCACGCAGACCTATTCTTTGGTGTGGAACAACAGAGCATAACCCAGACATTTTGCTTGGCCCTTGAACACGGGTTGGGGGGTTGGGTCATTCTACTGCCTGGGACGACTCTGGAAATGAGTTAGTTTATGAGAATACAGTTTTTATAAAGACTCCGTTGTCAAAGTCATGGGAGCTATTTCCTTGTTAGACTCTTCACTAAGCCATCCTAATGACAGGAGCCAAAGGCACTGTAGTAGTCTAAATAAATGTGGTACATTTTGACAGTGCTCTTTCTtaagaattaataaaaatcagaatgaaatacaAGTCTTACACgagaaaagcaagcaaacccAACTACTTACAAAACTGGAAAGGCATTTTTATTATTGGAGTCTTATTTATGATTATtgtctcatttttattattgGAGTCCTATTATATAGGAGTGAAGAACAACGCTGGGACCTGTGGGCAACACTATTCAACTGCCAAGGCAGCGAGGATTCAAACCAACAAGCAACACTGACTGCAAGCAAATACctagaagaaacagaaatacaaaactcaGTAGTAGGCCAAAAAACATGTCAAAACAAATCAAGATTGCTGATGAATTTTTCAAGTGTTGTATGCCTGACCTGGAGCAATCatccaaaattttcttttatcagGAGGTGAAATTAGTATCTCCACAAAGGTCAAAACCAATTTTTAGTAATAAGAACAGATTTTCTACACCAACACAATTCTCCTTCACCTTATTCTTTCAGATCAAATCAGTCTGCCTGACTGTGTCAATCTCATCTCAACATAGAATTTTTCTGGACCTTTTGCAACAACAAGTTTCTAACTTTGACAAAGTCTATGTTTGGCTTATGTGGTCTGGGAAGGTCCCTGCATGGCCAGCAGACCTTCACGGACTCTTGTCACTGAGTAGGTCTTCTTTATGTactttaaaacacacaaaaaagctagaaaaacccaaaccttaaGAGGTTTCCAGGCAACTCAATGCTGACGATGTAAAGAAACTCCTATTTATTTCAGTAACACCCATCCCTCAATAAAACAACACTACAAACTTTCCTCCTGCTGTTCATGAGAATgtcaataaaaccaaaaagtctgcacgtttaataaaacaaaacaagaaattttCCAGGAAATTTCAGCATAAGATTCTGCCTCCCATTCCCtcttgaaaaatcagaaaatctgcAAAAGCACAAATGAGACTGCCAGTATCTCCACCTTCCCTCAatttagaaaagaatttaaaaacaaataatgaaaaaacaattaaaaagcagctCCCAAACTAATCAAGCATCCTCTCGCCAATTCTGGATTCTCATCAGCGTTCCATTCCTTGAACCCCCCATTCTTGGAGCCCTCTCTTCACCCTTGTCTCTACAAATGGAAGTACTGAATATTTGTTCTTAACAGTTCTAATCTCATCACATGACGTCTCAGATCGTCACAAAAATCATCATACAACCTCATGGGTTAAGGACACAGATAAACATCTGCTGAAGCAGGAATTCAGCCTCCCTTCTTGTCTCCTAATCCAAGGAAAAGACAATGGCACGCTCTAACTCATATTAGACCACTGAATATATAGAACACAAAgcacatttctttaaattttaaacatacaCGTGCACTTGCATCCTTCTAATTCTGCAcccagtggtttttttttcccagctcattAAGTTGTTCTCTGTAAATGCTGTGACTTCCTCTATTTTAGTGTCAAAGGGTGTTTGTTATTCTGTTTGTTCGTGAAAAATTTGCTTCATGGGTTATTTTCTCCTAATTATCTGTGGGACCGAAGACTGGCACTACCAGTGAAGGACAGTACAAACCAAGGACATATTCATTAAAATACAAGAGATTGCCCAAAGAGGTGAAATACAAGATCCGCACAGCTTCCATCTTTCAACATGCTTTGGGATGCTGACAGGAGACAGACTCTTACGCTGCAATCCCGGGGGAGCAAGAGGCGACAGGGGATGCCCACAGATACCCTGCATACACGCGGCTCCCACAAGAGGTGGGGTTGGCATTTCAAGGAGAAGGTGCACAAAGTCCCACTGCCCTCCTACACCTGGGCACAGCACATGTTACTGCAGGCCACACCTGCAAACACCGCAGGAACCCGTGCCAGAGACGGACAGGGAGGTGGACGGCAGAAGCAACAAGTTCAGCGCCACGGGGCTGCAGCACCCTCTGTGCAGACGTTATGCAGAGCGGGCGACTGTATGCAGTGGTTTGCTTTGGACTGGCCTCTGCTGATTCAGTTAGCAGAACTGCTGTAACACTTTAGCAGATACTGCAAAATACCTGTTGACTCCCTCGCTAGCCAGTGAACCAATATGACTTTACTCAGCCCAGATGGACAACAGCCCATTGCTAGATGGCTTTCAGTGCAATAAagtgttttctgccctttttctgcTGCCTTAAACTACAACTCACCTTGACTCTGCTCATCAGCTGAGCCCATCATCATGGTATCTGAGCACTTTTGTTGCAGCGTCTGGGCTCAAGGCTAGCTCAACAGTACGGCCATATGAAGGTCATACTAGTTCACACCCGAAGCCTTGTTTGGCTCTATCACAACTGCCCTGAGGACAGAAACAGGGCAAGATGCGATCGATGGTATGGGTCTTATTTGTGCGTTCACTATTATGTTTCCTTAAATGGCTGGTAGGGTCAGCCATACCCCTCTAGAAGAAGGGAAGACAGCTCAGCTCGACGGGCCACGGAAC encodes the following:
- the GPRIN3 gene encoding G protein-regulated inducer of neurite outgrowth 3, with the translated sequence MGTVPDPVRSAKLSLVTASAEEDHLGDLQPAKHQPQLLSGERTSNGFPCTPSGSAGVCLFNLKCTASASPQRCEQCCEDDASQQEAFPPGLASQAAQGRPAAVGPAGCSRPAGTQGPAAGAPLAGRGPEMMPAPQSSRQFVQGSQANTSSLTQMDDSALKPQGTDDQPALEVLNYSSPGDPIRGNESCRTSQANVLQRGEKDRGAEKTGSAACQSASPARHAKADLGRDPQTSLEAKSRAADAAQLRPTDKTEAVQSSEAPAQSSHESSHPIRNVDAEPGSPGPTQLSKFRETGTMTVQPESSSLTEEAVSRTWRDAEVQAVATVESKSASTSPSILAAFLKGNPPSEEKEELHIIYQGGMGLSQSALTDSFSSQQKSPCSPGIMSKSTVVTAVTASAQTQPVKLPGVPSDVVSPASAINAKSALPSSPAAVASQGTPVGNAEMIGAARDGQDAAQLPADAPLPLKPIPVEQLAVDSSNQTPAQSGSGAGEPSTTCAAAVPGTENNVRELVHDAGSSRLPSLCSTDGEVKQTEVLGSSEQKPVQCKGASQGGAIPNQSVVKPKEENSVVLDPKGGMNTSSQPAAVRIKACSEDAGEKEESRGQGDAGQAQTAGGQSLRAGLTPELSASSARLTPPLEASAAPQQQSLQATESRCELHTAASPASAQALPDLAENKKQPTPAMEAKVQVKQSKHVRDVVWDEQGMTWEVYGASLDPESLGIAIQNHLQRQIREHEKLIRAQNSQTRKSISSDTSSNKKLKGRQHNVFQSMLQNFRRPNCCVRPAPSSVLD